One genomic segment of Falco peregrinus isolate bFalPer1 chromosome 7, bFalPer1.pri, whole genome shotgun sequence includes these proteins:
- the GAREM2 gene encoding GRB2-associated and regulator of MAPK protein 2, whose product MEPGSAAPPPRPGAGLSRDAMEKLAAGLARLRWSPAALPLDAIVSQCRLPTLVCLGQGERVEGVSAQDVLLVHSCRQWTTVTAHSLEEGHYVIGPKIDIPLQYPGKFKLLDQDRDIREPVQYFNSVEEVASIFPDRVFVMEAITFSVKVVSGEFSEDSEVYNFTLNAGDELTLMGQAEILCAKTVKEKSRFNTILRKLGKAAPAAGARQVKGKMPCLICMNHRTNESLSLPFQCKGRFSTRSPLELRLQEGEHTIRSIIEKVRLPVNVAVPSRPARNPYDLHAIREGHCYKLVSIISKTVVLCCILRRDELVPFHFLLLTDMPRFQLPEGLLTGDPQLEKLLRDSAAYCHDRFNPDEYSRAVREAKPDFLEECASPRRLRLCLPACAREELSQPLQRLSLCACGTGVPREPTARCQGPRGSGGGTPRPPLPDFPDPDREYMTPDWAEPEFRTQEPLEIPYEELWSNPSPEGCCELGSSNGRQDLVSFGPITPLGSPHRPSVPGDEPCGDTPPPVPPKSEAVKEECRLLNAPPVPPRGSRPPASCSPPAPLRCPKLAPAPSPSPSLSYYSSGLHDGSVPRSGSGSPSPDAYSLYCYPCTWGDCKAGEAPGRPLPPAILPPATQPTPTSWSDPWAYAEAGAGVGSGCSTPLLGAEPPLKPYRSCPRLKPPHPQKRFAPFGALNPFAGPAEWPESPEWPKPPSAPTAPSSSSPEPFAPTEEPGPPPRPPKGFEGDSIVIRGAAPLSPAVLRGAEGGVTHVYLAQGVIEVPPAARGDGGAPPAAPRPSGDSSPWLPPADLSSLSLEEVSKCLRFIGLSEDVVSFFARERIDGSIFVQLSEEILADDFRLTKLQVKKIMQFIKGWRPKI is encoded by the exons aTGGAGCCCGGctcggccgccccccccccgcggcccgggGCCGGCCTGAGCCGCGATGCGATGGAGAAgctggcggcggggctggcCCGGCTCCGCTGGAgccccgcggcgctgcccctCGATGCGATCGTCAGCCAGTGCCGGCTGCCCACCCTCGTCTGCCTGGGGCAGG GCGAGCGCGTGGAGGGGGTGAGCGCCCAGGACGTGCTGCTGGTCCACTCCTGCCGGCAGTGGACGACGGTGACGGCTCACAGCCTGGAGGAAGGACACTACGTCATCGGCCCCAAAATCGACATCCCGCTCCAGTACCCAG GGAAGTTCAAGCTGCTGGACCAGGACCGGGACATCCGTGAGCCCGTGCAGTATTTCAACAGCGTGGAGGAGGTGGCCAGCATCTTCCCAGACCGTGTCTTCGTCATGGAGGCCATCACCTTCAGCGTGAAG GTGGTGTCAGGGGAGTTCAGCGAGGACAGCGAGGTGTACAACTTTACGCTGAACGCGGGGGACGAGCTGACACTGATGGGCCAAGCGGAGATCCTCTGTGCCAAGACGGTGAAGGAGAAGTCACGCTTCAACACCATCCTGCGGAAGCTGGGCAAGGCagcgccggcggcgggggccagGCAGGTGAAGGGCAAGATGCCCTGCCTGATCTGCATGAACCACCGCACCAACGAGAGCCTCAGCCTGCCCTTCCAGTGCAAGGGCCGCTTCAGCACCCGCAGCCCCCTCGAGCTGCGGCTGCAGGAGGGTGAGCACACCATCCGCAGCATCATCGAGAAGGTGCGGTTGCCTGTCAACGTGGCCGTGCCCAGCCGCCCCGCGCGCAACCCTTACGACCTGCACGCCATCCGCGAGGGCCACTGCTACAAGCTGGTCAGCATCATCTCCAAGACTGTGGTTCTCTGCTGCATCCTCCGCCGGGACGAGCTGGTCCCCTTCCATTTCCTCCTGCTGACCGACATGCCCCGTTTCCAGCTGCCCGAGGGGCTGCTTACCGGGGACCCCCAGCTAGAAAAGCTGCTGCGGGACAGTGCTGCATACTGCCACGACCGCTTCAACCCCGACGAGTACTCGAGGGCCGTGCGGGAGGCCAAACCTGACTTTTTGGAGGAGTGCGCCAGCCCCCGGCGCCTGCGGCTCTGCCTACCCGCCTGTGCCCGCGAGGAACTCAGCCAGCCCCTCCAGCGCCTTTCCCTCTGCGCCTGTGGCACAGGGGTCCCCCGGGAGCCCACCGCCCGCTGCCAGGGACcgcggggcagcggggggggcaCCCCACGCCCGCCACTGCCCGATTTCCCTGATCCCGACCGGGAATATATGACGCCCGACTGGGCCGAGCCAGAGTTCAGGACTCAGGAGCCGCTGGAGATTCCCTACGAGGAGCTCTGGAGCAACCCCAGCCCCGAGGGCTGCTGcgagctgggcagcagcaatGGCCGGCAGGACCTCGTCTCCTTCGGCCCCATCACCCCACTGGGCTCCCCTCACCGCCCCAGTGTGCCTGGGGACGAGCCCTGCGGGGACACCCCACCTCCTGTGCCACCCAAGTCGGAGGCG GTGAAGGAGGAGTGCCGGCTGCTGAATGCACCCCCTGTGCCGCCCCGGGGCAGCCGCCccccagcatcctgcagccccccggcacCCCTGCGCTGCCCGAAGCTGGCACCCGCTCCCtcgcccagccccagcctctcctACTACTCCTCGGGGCTTCATGATGG GTCAGTCCCGCGGAGCGGCAGCGGCTCACCCTCACCCGACGCCTACTCCTTGTACTGCTACCCCTGCACCTGGGGCGACTGCAAAGCTGGGGAGGCCCCTGGGCGCCCGCTGCCCCCTGCCATACTGCCCCCCgccacccagcccacccctaCCTCCTGGTCAGACCCCTGGGCATACGCGGAGGCaggtgctggggtgggcagTGGCTGCTCGACCCCACTGCTGGGGGCCGAGCCCCCCCTGAAGCCCTACCGCAGCTGCCCCCGCCTCAagcccccacacccccaaaaGCGCTTTGCCCCCTTCGGGGCGCTCAACCCCTTCGCCGGCCCGGCTGAATGGCCGGAGAGCCCAGAGTGGCCCAAGCCACCTTCGGCCCCCactgccccttcctcctcctcgccGGAGCCCTTCGCCCCCACTGAGGAGCCGGGACCCCCTCCTCGCCCACCCAAGGGCTTCGAGGGGGACAGCATTGTCATCCGTGGAGCGGCCCCGCTCTCACCTGCTGTCCTGCGTGGGGCTGAGGGCGGCGTCACCCACGTCTACCTGGCACAGGGTGTCATCGAGGTGCCGCCAGCAGCGCGGGGCGATGGGGGGGCCCCACCAGCTGCCCCCCGTCCCAGCGGGGACAGCTCGCCCTGGCTGCCCCCCGCCGACCTCTCGTCCCTCTCGCTGGAGGAGGTTTCCAAGTGCCTGCGTTTCATCGGCCTCTCTGAGGACGTGGTCAGCTTCTTCGCCCGCGAGCGCATCGACGGCAGCATCTTCGTGCAGCTCAGCGAGGAGATCCTGGCCGACGACTTCCGCCTCACCAAGCTCCAGGTGAAGAAGATCATGCAGTTCATCAAGGGCTGGCGCCCCAAGATCTAG